The proteins below come from a single Drosophila teissieri strain GT53w chromosome 3L, Prin_Dtei_1.1, whole genome shotgun sequence genomic window:
- the LOC122616509 gene encoding rho GDP-dissociation inhibitor 1, with product MAETETKHHPEHHDEDVHDANYQAPPEKTIEEIMAADQEDESLRRYKEALLGAAQAEKIIVDPNDPRKVIVKKLALVVEGRDDMELDLTGDLSQLKKQLFVIKEGVQYKVRIDFIVQREIVHGLKYVQKTSRLGVTVDKMKHMVGSYPPKKEIQFYLTPAEEAPSGTFSRGTYSVSSVFTDDDKHIHLEWDWTFEIKKDWA from the exons ATGGCCGAAACGGAGACGAAGCACCATCCCGAGCACCACGACGAGGATGTCCATGATGCCAACTACCAGGCTCCGCCGGAGAAGACCATCGAGGAGATAATGGCCGCCGATCAGGAGGACGAGAGTTTGCGGCGCTACAAGGAGGCACTCTTGGGGGCCGCCCAGGCAGAGAAAATTATTGTTG ATCCCAATGATCCTCGGAAAGTTATTGTAAAGAAACTTGCCCTCGTCGTCGAAGGACGCGATGACATGGAATTGGATCTTACCGGTGACCTTAGTCAGTTGAAAAAGCAG CTTTTTGTGATCAAAGAAGGTGTTCAGTACAAGGTGCGCATTGATTTTATTGTGCAACGTGAAATAGTCCATGGCCTTAAGTATGTTCAAAAGACTTCTCGCTTGGGTGTTACTG TTGACAAAATGAAGCATATGGTTGGTTCCTATCCGCCGAAGAAGGAGATTCAGTTCTACTTGACCCCCGCCGAGGAGGCACCTTCAGGCACATTTTCCCGCGGCACCTATTCGGTCAGTTCGGTCTTCACGGATGACGACAAGCACATACACCTGGAGTGGGACTGGACCTTTGAGATCAAAAAGGACTGGGCCTAA